TAAGGCTGGGCATTTCTTCTCGCTGCCGGCGCCTGTCGGCGGCAGCTGTCTCCACGGACATTGCGGCGATAAGCCGCGCTCCGTGGAGGTCTTTTCTCCGGGAAAGTGAATCGGACTTTATGAATCAGTTGCAGAGCAAAATAAATACGCGCGATGTCGCCTTTGGCGAAAACCGCGAGCAGATGCAGGCGCTGGTGGCAGACCTGCGTGAGAAAGTGGAAGCCATCGCCCAGGGCGGCGGCGAACGCGCAAGGGAAAAACACCTGGCGCGAGGAAAATTATTGCCACGGGACCGTATCGATGCGCTGCTCGATCCGGGTAGCCCTTTTATGGAATTTTCCCAGCTGGCCGCTTACGAGGTTTATGGTGAAGATGTCCCGGCCGCGGGCATTATTACCGGCATCGGCACCGTCTCCGGTCAGCCTTGTGTCATCGTCGCCAACGATGCCACGGTAAAAGGCGGTACCTATTACCCGCTCACGGTAAAGAAACATCTGCGCGCGCAGACCATTGCCGAACAGAACAATCTGCCGTGCATTTACCTGGTGGATTCCGGTGGTGCCAATCTGCCGCGCCAGGACGACGTTTTCCCAGACCGCGAGCATTTCGGTCGCATCTTCTTTAACCAAGCCAATCTCTCTGCACAGAATATTCCGCAGATCGCGGTGGTGATGGGGAGCTGCACCGCCGGTGGAGCCTATGTGCCGGCCATGGCAGACGAATCCATTATGGTGAAAGAGCAGGCCACCATCTTCCTGGCAGGCCCGCCCCTGGTGAAAGCGGCCACCGGTGAAGAAGTTTCCGCGGAGGAACTCGGCGGTGCCGAGGTGCACTGTCGCACTTCCGGGGTTTCCGATCACTACGCCAATAACGACGTACATGCTTTGCAGTTAGCGCGTCGCTCTGTAGCGCGCCTGAACCGTATCAAAAGCCCCGGCCTGGATATCCAAAAGCCGGTGGAGCCGATTTATCCACCGGAAGATATTTACGGTGTGGTGCCTAAAGATTCGCGCCAGCCGTTTGACGTGCGCGAGATTATCGCGCGAGTTGTGGACGGCTCCGAGTTCGATGAATTTAAAGCGTTGTACGGCACCACTCTGGTAACCGGTTTTGCCCGTATCCAGGGCTACCCGGTGGGAATTGTTGCCAATAACGGCATCCTGTTTGCGGAGAGTGCGCAGAAGGGCGCGCACTTTATAGAGCTGTGTGCGCAGCGCAAGATTCCATTGGTTTTCCTGCAAAATATCACCGGCTTTATGGTGGGCAAACAGTACGAGGCGGGCGGCATCGCCAAACACGGCGCCAAGATGGTGACCGCTGTCGCTACCGCCAAGGTGCCCAAAATTACCATCCTCATCGGCGGCTCTTTCGGCGCCGGTAACTATGGGATGTGTGGCCGCGCCTACGATCCCAACTTCCTGTTTATGTGGCCCAATGCGCGCATCTCGGTTATGGGGGGAGAACAAGCCGCTGGCGTATTGGCCCAGGTGAAGCGCGACCAGATGGCGGCGCGAGGTGAATCCTGGAGCGAAGAGGAAGAGCAGCAGTTTAAGCAGCCGATTGTGGATAACTACGAACATCAGGGGCACCCCTACTACGCTTCTGCACGTTTGTGGGATGACGGCGTTATCGACCCGGCGGATACCCGCCGCGTGCTAGGCCTGTGCCTGGCGGCGGCCAGCCACAAAGAGCCGGAAGAGACCAAGTTCGGCGTGTTCCGTATGTA
The DNA window shown above is from Microbulbifer variabilis and carries:
- a CDS encoding carboxyl transferase domain-containing protein, with protein sequence MNQLQSKINTRDVAFGENREQMQALVADLREKVEAIAQGGGERAREKHLARGKLLPRDRIDALLDPGSPFMEFSQLAAYEVYGEDVPAAGIITGIGTVSGQPCVIVANDATVKGGTYYPLTVKKHLRAQTIAEQNNLPCIYLVDSGGANLPRQDDVFPDREHFGRIFFNQANLSAQNIPQIAVVMGSCTAGGAYVPAMADESIMVKEQATIFLAGPPLVKAATGEEVSAEELGGAEVHCRTSGVSDHYANNDVHALQLARRSVARLNRIKSPGLDIQKPVEPIYPPEDIYGVVPKDSRQPFDVREIIARVVDGSEFDEFKALYGTTLVTGFARIQGYPVGIVANNGILFAESAQKGAHFIELCAQRKIPLVFLQNITGFMVGKQYEAGGIAKHGAKMVTAVATAKVPKITILIGGSFGAGNYGMCGRAYDPNFLFMWPNARISVMGGEQAAGVLAQVKRDQMAARGESWSEEEEQQFKQPIVDNYEHQGHPYYASARLWDDGVIDPADTRRVLGLCLAAASHKEPEETKFGVFRM